From the Solanum lycopersicum chromosome 10, SLM_r2.1 genome, one window contains:
- the LOC101250647 gene encoding laccase-4-like: MESNWLRIFVLLAFCFFPVFGITRHYKFNVVMKNMSRLCSSKPIVTINGRFPGPTIYARENDRVLIKVVNHVKYNVSIHWHGIRQLRTGWADGPAYITQCPIQPGQNYVYNFTITGQRGTLFWHAHILWLRATVHGAIVILPKRGVPYPFPKPNHEAVVVLGEWWKSDTEAVVNEALNSGLAPNVSDAHTINGHPGPVPNCPSEGGYTLSVAPGKTYMLRVINAALNEELFFKIAGHKMTVVEVDATYVKPFKSDTILIAPGQTTNVILTADQKFGKYMMIASPFMDSPITVDNVTATATLHYTGALSSAPMTLTSAPPQNATLVANNFIDSLKSLNSKKYPAKVPNNVDHSLLFTVGLGINPCPTCIPANGSRVVASINNVTFVMPTTALLQAHFFGIKNVFTTDFPGNPPFIFNYTSTLPPPSLATTNGTKLYRLRYDATVQLVLQDTGIIAPENHPIHLHGFNFFAVGKGLGNFNPKIDTKNFNLIDPVERNTIGVPSGGWVAIRFRADNPGVWFMHCHLEIHTTWGLKMAFLVDNGKGPNESLLPPPKDLPKC, encoded by the exons atggagtCAAATTGGCTTCGAATTTTTGTCCTCTTGGCTTTTTGCTTCTTTCCAGTTTTTGGCATTACTCGTCATTACAAGTTCAAT GTGGTAATGAAGAACATGAGTCGTCTATGTTCAAGCAAGCCTATTGTCACTATTAATGGAAGATTTCCAGGACCAACAATTTATGCTAGAGAAAATGATAGAGTACTAATCAAAGTAGTTAACCATGTCAAATATAATGTCTCAATCCATTG GCATGGTATTCGACAACTTAGAACTGGTTGGGCAGATGGACCAGCATATATCACACAATGTCCAATTCAACCAGGGCAAAATTATGTATACAATTTCACAATTACAGGCCAAAGGGGTACATTATTTTGGCATGCACATATTTTGTGGCTAAGAGCTACTGTCCATGGTGCAATTGTCATTTTGCCTAAACGTGGTGTGCCATATCCATTCCCTAAACCTAACCATGAAGCTGTGGTTGTTTTAG GTGAATGGTGGAAATCTGATACTGAAGCTGTGGTTAATGAAGCTCTAAATTCAGGATTAGCCCCTAATGTTTCTGATGCTCACACAATTAATGGTCATCCTGGCCCAGTCCCCAATTGTCCGTCTGAAG GTGGATACACATTAAGTGTTGCTCCTGGTAAAACATACATGTTACGAGTGATAAACGCAGCACTCAACGAAGagctttttttcaaaattgctGGTCACAAAATGACAGTAGTTGAAGTCGATGCTACTTACGTTAAACCCTTCAAATCGGACACAATTTTAATAGCCCCTGGCCAGACAACAAATGTCATACTCACAGCAGATCAAAAATTCGGAAAATACATGATGATTGCTTCTCCATTCATGGATTCACCAATTACGGTGGACAACGTGACAGCTACTGCCACGTTGCATTACACCGGGGCACTTTCTAGTGCCCCGATGACCCTCACTAGTGCCCCTCCACAAAACGCGACGTTAGTCGCGAACAACTTTATCGACTCTCTTAAAAGCCTTAATTCGAAGAAATACCCAGCTAAAGTACCGAATAATGTAGATCATTCGTTACTTTTTACAGTTGGGCTCGGGATTAACCCGTGCCCAACTTGTATCCCGGCTAATGGAAGCCGGGTTGTTGCTAGTATTAACAATGTTACGTTTGTTATGCCAACGACCGCGCTTTTACAAGCTCATTTCTTTGGCATAAAAAACGTTTTTACGACGGATTTCCCGGGAAATCCGCCGTTTATTTTCAACTATACGAGTACATTACCACCACCAAGTTTGGCTACGACGAACGGAACCAAACTTTACCGTCTGCGTTATGACGCGACGGTACAGTTGGTTTTGCAGGATACTGGAATTATAGCTCCTGAGAATCATCCGATTCATTTGCATGGTTTTAATTTCTTCGCAGTGGGTAAAGGTTTAGGGAATTTTAATCCGAAAATCGATACGAAGAATTTTAATCTTATCGATCCTGTTGAAAGGAATACAATTGGAGTTCCATCTGGAGGATGGGTTGCTATAAGATTCCGCGCTGATAATCCAG GAGTTTGGTTTATGCATTGCCATCTAGAGATACACACAACATGGGGATTGAAAATGGCATTTCTTGTAGATAATGGAAAGGGTCCAAATGAGTCACTTTTGCCACCTCCAAAGGATCTTCCAAAatgctaa
- the LOC101249508 gene encoding sulfoquinovosyl transferase SQD2, translating to MAASSLFINPVISSSSSSSFVSVPTSFHDFSHFSTSRTNPISLICTKDNFLQCERRFRERPFKKRPLIAASNMKGKEYREEEEEGPPPLVESETTSKPRRIAIFVEPSPFSYVSGYKNRFQNFIRYLREMGDEVMVVTTHEGVPQEFYGAKLIGSRSFPCPLYEKVPLSLALSPRIISEVARFKPDIIHASSPGIMVFGALIIAKLLSVPIVMSYHTHVPVYIPRYTFSWLVQPMWMIIKFLHRAADLTLVPSAAIAKDLKAYRVTAANKIRLWNKGVDSESFHPRYRSHEMRLRLSDGEPDKPLIVHVGRLGVEKNLDFLKRLMDRLPEARIAFIGDGPYREELEKMFSGMPVVFTGMLLGEELSQAYASGDIFVMPSESETLGFVVLEAMSSGLPVLAARAGGIPDIIPDDHQGKTGYLYNPGDIDDCLSKLEPLLYNAELRETIGRAARTEMEKFDWRAATRKIRNEQYNAAIWFWRKKRAQLSRPFQWLFKRRLQAPEVL from the exons ATGGCTGCTTCTTCTCTGTTTATAAATCCTgtcatctcttcttcttcttcttcttcttttgtttcaGTACCTActagttttcatgatttttctcACTTTTCTACTTCAAGAACAAACCCCATTAGCTTAATTTGTACaaaagacaattttttgcaGTGTGAGAGGAGATTTAGGGAAAGACCCTTCAAGAAAAGACCCTTAATTGCAGCTAGCAACATGAAAGGTAAAGAATATagggaagaagaggaagagggtCCTCCTCCTTTGGTTGAATCTGAAACGACTTCGAAGCCTAGACGTATTGCTATCTTCGTTGAGCCTTCTCCTTTTTC GTATGTATCTGGCTATAAGAACCGGTTCCAGAATTTTATAAGATATCTCCGTGAAATGGGGGATGAG GTTATGGTTGTGACAACACATGAAGGAGTACCTCAAGAGTTTTATGGAGcaaagttgattggatcaagAAG TTTTCCTTGCCCCTTGTACGAGAAGGTGCCCCTGTCACTAGCCCTCAGCCCAAGAATAATTTCAGAAGTAGCACGATTCAAGCCCGACATCATACATGCATCATCTCCTGGTATAATG GTATTTGGTGCTCTTATCATTGCAAAACTGTTATCTGTGCCGATAGTGATGTCTTATCACACGCATGTGCCTGT ATACATACCTAGATATACCTTTAGTTGGTTGGTGCAACCTATGTGGATGATTATAA AGTTTCTACATAGAGCTGCTGATCTTACGTTGGTGCCATCTGCTGCTATTGCGAAGGATCTGAAAGCTTATAGGGTGACAGCAG CTAACAAAATACGTTTGTGGAATAAGGGTGTTGATTCTGAGAGCTTCCACCCCCGGTATCGTTCTCATGAAATGCGGCTAAGACTGAG TGACGGGGAACCTGATAAACCATTGATAGTCCATGTTGGACGACTTGGAGTCGAGAAGAATTTGGATTTCCTCAAAAG GTTAATGGATAGACTTCCCGAAGCTCGCATTGCATTCATTGGAGATGGGCCATATAG GGAGGAATTGGAGAAAATGTTCTCTGGCATGCCTGTAGTGTTCACAGGTATGTTACTAGGGGAGGAACTTTCTCAGGCATATGCCAGTGGAGATATATTCGTTATGCCTTCAGAGTCAGAGACACTTGGATTCGTCGTTTTGGAGGCCATGTCATCAGGACTTCCTGTTTTGGCTGCCCGTGCTGGAGGAATTCCAGATATCATCCCAGATGATCATCAGGGAAAAACTGGATATTTGTATAATCCTGGGGATATTGACGACTGCTTgagcaaactggagccacttcTGTACAATGCTGAATTGAGAGAAACTATTGGTCGGGCTGCACGTACAGAAATGGAGAAGTTTGATTGGAGGGCTGCCACAAGAAAAATTCGTAATGAGCAGTACAACGCAGCCATTTGGTTCTGGAGGAAGAAGAGAGCACAGTTATCAAGACCATTTCAATGGCTGTTCAAGCGTAGGCTCCAGGCACCCGAAGTACTGTAG
- the LOC101256822 gene encoding protein OCTOPUS, with translation MNPTTADPTQPPPLPPPQPPRSSFSCDRHPDEDFTGFCPECLCERLTTLDQTAASSNNPSSSSRRPSTSSASAIKALFSKTSTFSTFNQKHPPLPPKPSKPTSFFPELRRTKSFSASKNEALSYLGGSGFEPQRKSCDVRVRNTLWSLFSLDGEAKNPHSEDTGDAFVNRPVIELKEEEEESPENDQISHIGNGDVVNEITEESPVENSFCREVDSEIVEEELVNGDILKPMKDHIDLDSQVKKPSGGRDLKEIAGSFLSAASVFSKKWHNWRRKQKVKKRNNCENSSTLSLEKPISRKFRDTQSEIADYGFGRRSCDTEPRFSLDIGRISIDDPRYSFDEPRASCDVHFMGRSIPRVPPMVSVIEDAPVVHVQRADDQIPVEESPVSANCIGEETDLPGGSAQTRDYYLDSSSRRRKSLDRSNSIRKTAAAVVAEIDEMKAVSNAKVQPERDLNSISNSNSLRDDFSETFELTGFKDTASGIGNGERKGSKKSKKWAWNIWGFIHRKGNGNKDEEDDRYSRSNGVERSFSGSWQDMRRETNGDLKGSLNRNMFRSNSSVSWRNSTNIGGSFGTVRNLGIDTNGNGKKKDDFVLERNRSARYSPNHIDNGFLRFHFAPMRGSRRSLPAQSRPNGRSVLRLY, from the coding sequence ATGAATCCCACCACTGCGGACCCAACACAGCCACCGCCACTTCCACCGCCGCAGCCACCTCGTTCTTCTTTCAGTTGTGACAGACACCCAGATGAAGATTTCACCGGATTCTGTCCAGAATGCCTCTGTGAACGCCTCACCACCTTAGATCAGACTGCAGCTAGTAGTAAcaatccttcttcttcttcacgtcgaCCTTCTACTTCATCTGCTTCTGCTATTAAAGCCCTTTTCTCTAAAACTTCTACTTTTTCTACTTTTAACCAGAAGCATCCTCCTCTTCCTCCTAAACCCTCTAAACCCACTTCATTTTTCCCTGAACTTCGCCGGACTAAGTCGTTTTCAGCTTCTAAAAACGAAGCTTTGAGCTATTTGGGTGGTTCTGGTTTTGAACCCCAACGTAAGTCTTGTGACGTTCGAGTTCGTAATACACTTTGGTCCTTATTTTCCCTCGACGGAGAGGCTAAAAACCCTCATTCTGAGGATACTGGTGATGCATTTGTGAATAGGCCTGTTATTGAgttaaaagaagaagaggaagagtcACCAGAAAACGATCAAATCAGCCATATAGGTAACGGAGATGTGGTAAATGAAATAACTGAAGAGTCCCCTGTGGAGAACAGTTTTTGCAGAGAGGTTGATTCAGAAATTGTTGAAGAAGAGCTGGTGAATGGGGATATATTGAAGCCGATGAAAGATCATATAGATCTCGATTCGCAGGTGAAAAAGCCTTCAGGTGGAAGGGACTTGAAGGAGATTGCAGGAAGCTTCTTGTCTGCTGCATCAGTTTTCAGCAAGAAATGGCACAATTGGAGGCGAAAACAGAAGGTGAAAAAACGAAACAATTGTGAGAACTCATCTACACTGTCATTGGAGAAGCCCATTTCAAGGAAATTCAGGGATACTCAGTCTGAGATTGCTGATTATGGGTTTGGGAGGAGGTCTTGTGACACTGAACCCCGATTCTCTCTCGATATTGGGAGGATTAGTATTGATGATCCAAGGTACTCCTTTGATGAGCCTCGAGCTTCTTGTGATGTCCACTTCATGGGAAGGAGCATTCCCAGAGTTCCGCCTATGGTTTCAGTGATAGAAGATGCACCAGTAGTGCATGTCCAAAGGGCGGATGACCAAATTCCGGTTGAAGAGTCGCCTGTTTCAGCGAATTGTATCGGTGAGGAAACTGATTTGCCTGGAGGGTCTGCTCAAACAAGGGACTATTACTTGGATTCGTCTTCGAGGCGAAGGAAGAGTCTTGATAGATCTAACTCAATTAGGAAAACAGCAGCTGCTGTAGTGGCAGAGATTGATGAGATGAAGGCAGTGTCTAATGCTAAAGTTCAGCCTGAGAGGGATTTGAATTCGATTTCCAATTCCAATTCTTTAAGGGATGATTTCTCGGAGACTTTTGAATTGACAGGGTTCAAGGATACGGCTTCTGGGATTGGAAATGGGGAACGAAAGGGATCGAAAAAGTCGAAGAAGTGGGCCTGGAATATATGGGGATTTATACATAGGAAAGGTAATGGAAAcaaagatgaagaagatgacaGGTACAGTAGATCAAATGGAGTGGAGAGGTCATTTTCAGGATCTTGGCAAGACATGAGGAGGGAGACTAATGGTGATTTAAAAGGGAGTCTTAATAGGAATATGTTTAGGAGTAATAGCAGTGTTAGTTGGAGAAATTCGACTAATATTGGTGGATCGTTTGGAACTGTGAGGAATCTTGGCATTGATACTAATGGCAATGGTAAAAAGAAAGACGATTTCGTGTTGGAGAGGAACCGGAGTGCAAGGTATTCGCCTAATCATATCGATAATGGGTTCTTGCGGTTCCATTTTGCTCCCATGAGAGGCAGCCGGAGAAGTTTACCTGCACAAAGTAGGCCAAATGGGAGGAGCGTACTTCGCCTGTACTGA
- the LOC101248439 gene encoding uncharacterized protein, with protein MIHVKSIHSSLTPTQQASFNRTSLFRRKKTFISLCKYSRNSDSDGKGDTRKQELLATIVQLQTQKVRLTEYLDERSAYLTQFAEEANCEMEQIGENALKELDEAGARIMVNIENQMQAFEESVGLNKQEIEENEKKLTDFEGQMEEERNEKKLTDFEGQMEEERNEWLFFKNLRQRRIVAVDKAKAKEEMEKIKQLSRENAGSTTRRTVYLAFIGLVVVGIADVFISSSSDWRKGAVLGIILVCLLSQVIYEQSVLSETDLEGKQKSKENKK; from the exons ATGATCCATGTAAAATCTATTCATTCCTCTTTAACACCTACACAACAAGCTTCTTTTAATAGAACAAGTTTGTTTAGGAGGAAAAAGACCTTCATTTCCTTATGCAAGTACTCAAGAAATTCAGATTCAGATGGTAAAGGAGATACGCGTAAACAAGAATTGCTTGCCACAATTGTTCAGCTTCAAACACAGAAAGTTCGTCTAACCGAATACTTAGATGAAAGATCTGCATATCTAACACAGTTTGCTGAAGAAGCCAATTGTGAAATGGAACAGATTGGTGAAAATGCCCTTAAAGAACTAGATGAAGCTGGTGCAAGG ATAATGGTGAATATAGAGAACCAAATGCAAGCTTTTGAAGAATCAGTGGGGTTGAACAAACAAGAGATAGAAGAGAATGAAAAAAAGTTAACAGATTTTGAAGGCCAAATGGAGgaggaaagaaatgaaaaaaagttaACAGATTTTGAAGGCCAAATGGAGGAGGAAAGAAATGAATGGCTTTTCTTTAAGAACTTAAGGCAAAGACGAATCGTGGCCGTGGACAAAGCAAAAGCTAAGGAGGAGATGGAGAAGATTAAGCAACTTAGTAGAGAAAATGCTGGATCGACGACTAGAAGGACTGTTTACCTTGCATTTATAGGCCTTGTTGTAGTTGGAATTGCAGATGTTTTCATCTCTTCGTCGTCTGACTGGAGAAAAGGTGCAGTTCTTGGGATTATTTTGGTGTGTTTGCTTTCTCAAGTCATCTATGAGCAGAGTGTTTTATCAGAAACAGACCTGGAGGGAAAACagaaatcaaaagaaaacaaaaagtaa